CAACGTTACCGTTTTTATGGCAAAGGAGCGGTATCTTCATTGGTGTTTGTGAGTATGTTGACACCTGATATCGTAATGGCTATCGCGCTACTTATTCTATTTGTTAGCTTAGGAATAGAATTAGGCTATATTTCTCTATTAATTGCCCATATTACCTTCTGTTTACCCTTTGTGATTATTAGTGTTTTTTCTCGCTTAAAGGGGATGGATATGGCGGTGACTGAGGCGGCACGAGATTTAGGCGCTAATGAATGGCAAGTATTTAATAAAATTATCCTACCTATGATATTACCAGCGGTAGCATCGGGTTGGTTGTTAAGTTTCACTTTATCGATAGATGATGTGATTGTAAGTTCCTTTGTCACGGGACCAGGCTATGAAATATTACCACTTAAAGTGTATTCCATGGTGCGTGTTGGTGTCTCGCCAGAGGTAAATGCTATCTCTACCCTACTCTTTGTTGGTTCGGTAGTCTTAATTGTAATATCGCAACTATTGCTGCGTAAAAAAGGAAATTAATAATGAAAAAATGGTTAACACTTACAGCGGCAATGCTGATCAGTTTTTCAGCGCTCGCGGAAGAAAAAGTTGTACTGTATAACTGGGCTGATTACATTCCAGATTCAATCCTAAAACAATTTACTAAAGAAACGGGTATTAAAGTTGAAGTTGCTACCTTTGATAGTAATGAAACGATGTTTGCTAAGCTACAGCTAGTTAACGGTAAAGGTTATGACTTAGCGATTCCAACAACCTATTTTATCGAGCGAATGAAGCGTGCTGATCTGATACAACCACTTGATAAATCTAAGTTAAAAAATCTAGCTAACCTAGAGCCAAGCTTATTAAACCAAGCTTATGACCCGGAGAACAAATATAGTATCCCATATCTATGGGGTAGTACGGCGGTTGCGGTCAATAACGAAGAGATAGATCCTAAATCCATTACTTCGTGGAAGGATCTTTGGAAACCAGAGTTTAAAGATCAAATACTATTACTCGATGATGTTCGTGACATTTTCTTAATGGGGTTAAAAGTTAAAGGCTTTGAAAACAACACAAAAAATGAAGATGAAATCCGTCAAGCCTATGAAGCTTTGGTGGAATTATTACCGAATGTTAAGCTGTTTTTATCTGATTCACCAAAAGGCCCTCTGATTCAAGGCAACGTACCGATGGGCGTAATGTGGAATGGTGAAGCCTATATGGCACAAGCTGAATTAGGCACAGTGACATACATTTATCCAAGTGAAGGGGTGACATTTTGGGTAGACAGTTTCGTGATTCCGAAAGGCGCTGAAAACGTTGAAAATGCACATAAATTTATCGACTTTGTACTACGCCCTGAAATTGGTAAAATCATCGTTGAAGAAATCGGTAATTCAACCCCAAATAGAGCGACGATCCCTTTATTAAGTGAAGATATGCGTAACAATCCAATGGTTGTGCCACCTGCGGATGTTATCAAAAAAGGGACTTACCATAGCGATCTCGGTGAAGCTAATGCGATTTATGAAAAGTATTGGCAGATGCTAAAACAAGCAAAACCATAATTTACATTGCTCTTTTTAGTCCAAAAAAAACCGCTCAAGTGAGCGGTTTTTTATTAATTATGACATTCTTTCTCGACTAGCCTCAGCCAATTCAGCAAGCATTGCATCTGTATCATCCCAACTAATACAGGCATCGGTAATACTTTTACCAAAGACGAGCGCGTTGCCATCTTCGACCGACTGATTACCCTCTTCAATAAAGCTTTCAATCATCACGCCAGCAATAAAGGGGCTGCCGGAACGCATCTGTTGCATAATATCATGACCAACCTGCCACTGTTTTTTAAACTGTTTTAGACTATTACCATGACTAAAATCGACAACCAAACGTTTACTTAAACCAACTTTATCTAAAGCGATAGCCGCATCGGAAATATCTTCACTACTATAATTAGGCACCTTTCCACCACGTAAAATAAGATGCCCATAGGGATTACCTGCCGTTTTATAAATAGTCATACGACCAATTTTATCCGGTGAATAAAAAATATGACGCGCCTTCGCTGAGCGTATCGCATCAATGGCAATTTGCAAGTTACCATCGGTACCATTTTTAAAACCAACTGGACAAGAGAGCGCCGATGCCATTTCACGATGAATTTGACTTTCTGTGGTTCGAGCTCCGATAGCTCCCCAAGTCACTAAATCAGCAATATATTGACCTGTTACCATATCTAAAAATTCAGTGGCTGTCGCTAACCCCAATTCGTTTATATCCACTAACAATTTACGAGCCAGCTTAATTCCCTTATTAACATTATTACTACCATCTAAATCAGGATCGTTGATCAAACCTTTCCAGCCAACAATAGTGCGGGGCTTTTCAAAATAGGTACGCATAACTATACAGAGCTGATCGGTGTATTTATCTTTTAATTTTACGAGTCGTTTCGCGTATTCTAGCGCAGCTTCTGGATCGTGAATCGAGCAAGGCCCAACAATCACTAATAAACGAGGGTCTTCTCCCGATAATATCGCCTCCACCTCGCGCCTAGCTCGAGTAACCACGCCAGCCGCGACATCGGATATTGGTGAAACTTCAGCGAGTTCAGCTGGGGTAATCAAGTAATCTAGTTTTTCACTACGTAATTCATCTGTTTTTAATGGCATATCCATACTCTATTATCTGTTTATATTATTTCATACAATATAAAAATTATGCTTCGGTTAAAAGTAAAATCCCCCCTAAATTAATATTGTAGCCACATCATGGCTGCCTCATAATCATCGAAGGCTTTAATCTCTCCGGAGACAAACCATTCACTCACTTTAATACCTAACGCTCGCCACTCATTATTACCGTAAACAGCAATCTTAGAAAAACTCTCGCCATGCTTTAATCCTAACTTAAAATCATCCCAAGCAGCACGCAGCTCCCACCCTTCAAATTCACTAATATCAACCAAAACCTTGGCGCTCGATGACATCACTTTTTGCAATGCCGAATCGATCATCGGTGACAACACTTGGTAATCCGCGTGGTTCAGCTTTCCTATTGCTTTAACAACAATAATAAACTCTTCATCCACCCTTACCATACCCAGTGATAAACCATGATGTTGACGACTCATAATATCTCCTTAGTGTCTCTAAATAGTGGCAAATATAGAATGATACCAATCGGATTAAGTATGTGATCTAAATTTTGCACAGGAAAAATGACTTAATTTGTGGCGTAAGTTGACGCAACTGGTTGTTCCCTTTGCGAAACTTACAACAAAAAAGTAAGTTATTTTAACCAGTAGAATAGATCAGCGATTTATTCCGATTGGTATGAGTATAGATCGATAAATCAATAGTGGAGGCGCAGAATAAATCAGAGCAAAAAGATAATAACAGACTGAGGCGTCAGTCTGTTATTGATAAAAAGCGATAAAATTAATCGGCAAAAGAGATGCCTGTTTGACGAGCAGATTGCACAGATAAATGGTCTAGCGGTACCCGTTTCGTTTTCCCAGCGACCTTTTCAAGGGGCACTGTGACAACTTCAAGGCCATCGGTAGCAACAAGCACATTATACTCTCCTTTAAAAAGAAGCTCGGCGGCCTTAGTGCCGAATTGCGTTGCCAGCACCCTATCATAACCAGAAGGAGCCCCCCCTCTTTGCAGGTATCCAAGTACCGACACTCGCGATTCATAATTAGAAATGGCATTTAGTTCATTGGAAACTTTATAGGCAGCACTACTGATATTTTCAGCGGCTCTTTTCTTACGCAACTGTTTTTTCGTTAACTCCGCTTCATCAAGGGATTTTGCTCCCTCTGCCACGACAATTACAGAAAAGGGTGAATTGGCATTGACGATGCGTTTATCAATATGCTCTTTTAGTTTCTCAATATCATAGGGAATTTCAGGAATAAGTATGGCATCCGCACCACCTGCAATGCCGGCATAGAGGGCCAACCAACCAGCCGTGTTGCCCATAATTTCAGCAATCAATACGCGCTTGTGAGAATGTGCCGTAGTGTGTAACCGATCCACCGCGTCGGTACAAAATTCAAGGGCGGTATGAAAACCAAAGGTAATATCGGTGCCATAAAGGTCGTTATCAATGGTTTTGGGTAAGGCAATGACATTTAAGCCCCTTTGAGTTAGCCAATACCCTCGCTTAGCCGTTCCACCGCCACCGAGTACAACCAGGCAATCAAGCTCCCAGTCATTATAATGCTTAATCATCTTTTCGACTTTTTCTTCATCTTTAAAGGGGCGTTCACGTGAATTACCTAGTATAGACCCCCCCGTATGTAGAATGCCTGAAAAATCAGCTTGTTCCATTAACTTGGCATTATTTTCAACTAATCCTTTATAACCATCAAAAAAAGCAACGATTTCAATACCGTAGTTATTTTGTGCACTTTTTGCCAAACCTCTTAACGCGGCATTCAACCCCGGCGCATCGCCGCCCGCGGTTAATACACCAATTCTTTTAGTAACTGACTGCATACAAATAACCCCTTTCATTGTAAATAGTTATTATAGATCACCTTGCGATAGCGCTCTTTATTGCTGCTATATTCTCGGCTTTAGTGACACTAATCGTTTGAAATTCAGGTAAAGTCGCACAGGCGACTATCGTTTCCATGTCGCTTTGACGTGGCGTTTTACCTGATAAGTGCACCTCGTTAACGCCTGTTTTATTAATTATTGTTGCGACATTATCACCATTAACCCCCGCCCCGGCCATCACAGATAATCGACCTTTACATTGTAGAACCATTTTACGAATAGTCTCTGCACCGTTCACAGCATTATTTGCAAGACCAGAGGTTAATACGCGTTCACAACCTGCACCAAGAATAATTTCCAATGCTTCATGTACATCAGCGCAGCAATCAATGCCGCGATGAAAGGTTACACCAACCCCCTTCGCCTCTTTCATTAAACTACGTAAAATATCTCTATCAACTTGCGCATTTTTATTTAAACACCCCAGAACAACACCTTGAACTCCCTGAGTTTTGGCATGATGAATATCATGCAACATCATCTCGACTTCAAGGCTGGAATAGAGGAAATCACCATCGCGCGGACGGATCATGGTGTAAATTGGGATATGGGCATGTTTCAGTGCTAAGGCGATCAAACCATGATTTGGCGTCAATCCCCCCACCGCAAGAGAGCTGCATAGTTCGATGCGATCCGCTCCCCCCTTTTGTGCTGAAAATAAAGATTCGATATTATCAATGCATACTTCAATATTAACCATTTTTCACCCATAAAATAAAAAGCGTAACAGTGAATATACCATTGCGCATAAGTATCTGATCTATCTTGTTGGTTAAAATAATAGATAGCTACGTTGCATTCAATCGCAATAGCCAGTAATTACTCAATCATGCGCCTTGCTCTCCATTATTTTTCCTCAACAAGCCCTGATCACAATATTATGCGCAATGGTATTAGACCAATCCTAAGGTAGCTAATGTTTTTGCTTTAACTTTATTCAATAATTTTTCATTTTCGATAAGTGACTGACCGTATGAAGGGATCATCTCCACCATCGTCTTATTCCAGTCAGCTTCTTCAAATCTATCTGTAAAACATTTTTCAACCACATTGACCATCGCCTGGACAGCTGTTGAAGCTCCCGGTGAAGCGCCCAACAATACCGCTAACGTACCATCTTGAGAGGTCACCAATTCGGTGCCAAATTCAAGTTTGCCTATGCCATTCTTATCTTTTTTAATAACCATTACACGCTGGCCAGCTTGCGCTAATGTCCAATCGTCTTTATTAACTTCCGGGTAAAAATGACGTAACGCTTTTACTCTATCTTTATGAGATTGTAAGGACTCTTTTATTAAGTAATGGCTTAAATCTATATTCTTTGAACCAACTGATAGCATAGGCTTTAAATTAGTACCTGTAATGGATCCAAACAGATCCATTTTCGATCCTTTTTTCAAAAACTTCGTGGTAAAGCCAGCAAAAGGGCCAAATAATAGTGCAGGATTGCCATCAATAATACGCGTATCAAGATGAGGCACAGACATGGGAGGTGCGCCAATCGGCGCTTTTCCATACACTTTTGAGCGATGTTGTTCAACAATCTCAGGTTTGCGACAAACCAACCACTGTCCACTCACGGGAAAACCTCCGTACCCCTTACGCTCAGGAATACCCGATTTTTGTAACAGGGGTAATGCCCCGCCACCGGCACCAAGAAAAACAAACTTGGTATCGATCAATGCAGAATGCTTGCCTGTCCGTTCTTTAACACGTACCGCCCAATGACCATTATCATGCTGTTTGATGCGCGTTACATTGAAATTCAATAGTAATTCAAAGTTCGGGGCTTGTTGCAGATTTTTAACCATATTGCGGGTCAATGCACCAAAGTCGACATCGGAGCCATAATTAACACGCGTGGCAGCGACAGGTTGGTTAGTGTCGCGTTTACTCATTGCCAATGGCATCCACCCACGGATCACCTCAGGATCTTCACTATACTGCATATCTTTAAATAGATGATGAGCACTGAGGCGTTCATAGCGTTGGCGAAGAAATGCCACATCTTTTCCCCCCAAACTAAACTTTGGTGTGGAATAGAGTTAATAAATTCACTCGGGTTTGGTAAAATATTTTTTTCTACCAAATAACTCCAAAGCTGCAAAGTCACTTCAAAGGAAGCGTTAATAGCTAGCGCGCGATCAATATCTACACGTCCATCATCACCTTGAGGGGTATAGTTCAATTCACAATATCCCGCATGACCAGTACCGGCATTATTCCATCCATGTGTACTTTCATGGGCGACATGATCCAATCGCTCAACCATTAAAATTTTTAATGATGGATCAAGTTGTGTCAATATCATACCTAGCGTTGTGCTCATGACTCCACCACCAACAAGCAGGACATCTACCGTTTTTATATCCATTAAAACCTAGCCTTTACAAATTAATCTGAAATCTACTATTTGAACCTAACAAGTAAAAGCCCTTTACAGTTAATTAAATAGTGATAGGTTAAAATCCATTTGATTTTTGAGAGGAATCGATTCTAACCAAAATTTAGACTGGAAACTAGGGAATAATGTTGCCTAAGTTTGAAATATGTTAACGTTTTGTAAACACCCATCTACAACTAGCCATGCTATAGCCATGATACTTAAAGATGCGAAACGGATAATCATTTACTTCCTGCATTGTTGCAATACCTTATATGGCCCCTCTCCGGTTGCAAGACAATGTAGATAGTTGAAAAGAAAAATATAGAGCAAAAATAAATCAAAATAATTTTTAAAAATGAACTTACATTTCAAATATTTATGCAATTCAACGAAAACAAAAATGCCCATTACAACTGAAATTTATCCTATTAATTAGATAGATGCCAATAATTTTAATTATTACTACCTGAATAAATACCCGCTTAAAACGCGCAGTTAACCACTTCACTTTCATGGTTAATTGGTCATTTAAATTTCATTATCTCTTTTGCTCTTTTGTCCCCCTAGTAAATAATTACAATTATGGTAAAAATGTCCTCTTTCGCTCTACTAATAATTGACGAGCTACACAACGAGTAGGTTGATTCGCACATAATTTCTTACCTCATGGATGACGCATAAAATATTTCAGTGCATTGATGGTTTACCTCTTTTTTAATAAACAGTATCAACTCCCGTAATTAGATAATTATAGGATTTGCTATGAATGCAACAGGAATATTGAATGAAAAATCGTTTATCGGGTTTTGATATACTCGCTTTAGGCTTCATGAATTTTGCCTTTTTTTTAGGGGCAGGTAACATCATTTTCCCTCCACTGGCAGGCGCAATGGCTGGAGAAAACTTAACGCCAGCAACACTTGGTTTTTTAGTCACTGCCGTAGGCCTTCCGCTGATCTCCTTAATTGCAGTCGCAAAAGCAGGAGGCGGTATTATTGAGATGGCAAAATATCTGCCGAGTAAAGCGGCAACACTATTAGCGCTTGCTGTATTTATTGTTATTGGCCCAAGTTTCGCAACGCCAAGAGCGGCATTAGTCGCCTATGAAATAGGCATCTCTCCTTTTTTAGCAACCCCGGATGCAACGAGTTTAGCGATCTTCTCCATTGTGTTCTTTTTAATCACAGGTTACCTATCACTATCAACGGGTAAATTATTAGATATGATTGGTAAAGTGATCACGCCGTTACTAATTATCTTATTGATTATCCTATCCGTCGCCGTTTTTACTACCCCACTTGCAGAGTTAGGCAGTGCCACCCAAGAATATATTCATAATCCATTTATGAAAGGCTTTTTAGAAGGCTATAACACAATGGATACGCTAGGCGCTTTGGTTTTTGGCATATTAATTATTAACGTTATCAAATCAAAGGGCGTTGATGATAAGAAAGCACAATATAAATATCTCATTATGGCAGGCAGTATTGCAGCTTTTGGGTTAGCTTTTGTTTATTTATCACTCTTCTATTTAGGTGGAACAAGCCAAGGAATTGCCGGTAATGTCAGCAATGGCGGCGAAATAATCGCTCTTTATGTACAAGCACTATTTAATACCAAAGGGCTAATTTTACTCGCCTTAGTCGTTGGATTAGCCTGCTTAACGACCGCAGTTGGCTTAATCAGCGCGATGGCTGAGTTTTTAGTGACCCTAAAACCCAATTGGAATAGAAGCCGCTTAGTCATCATCAACTGTGCATTATGTGCGTTGGTAACCAATGTCGGTTTAAGTCAACTTATCAGTTTATCTGTACCTGTTTTATTTATTATCTATCCCGTGGCGATTGCACTGGTTGCCTTAACCTTATTAAGTGGCTTTATTAGCAAGAAGCAACTGAGCTATCGTTTTGTAATATCGATCGCCCTCTTCTTTGGGCTATTGGATGGTTTAAAAGTTGCGGGTGTGAATATGCATAACTTTGATTTTTTACCCTTGTTTGAGAAGGGAATGGCATGGTTTCTACCAACTTTTGCTGCATTAATTATCGCTGTTTTTGTCTTTAAAGAATCAACTGAAAAAGTAAGCCAACCCGTTGAGTCTTAATACTAAGTAATTTAAAACTAACTGTTAATTTAATAGTCCATTTTTATTTTACCTGCTTAGCAATTTTTATGGAGATAGTATGAATTTAAAACTTTTAGGCGGCATGTTACTCATTGCTGGTACAGCCCTTGGTGCAGGTATGCTCGCCATTCCAATGGTGCTAGCGCAATTTGGTATGCTTTGGGGATCACTATTAATGCTAGGCATCTGGATTGGTACAACCTATGCCGCATTGTTATTATTGGAAGCAACGCTCCACAGTGGTGGCGGCATCGGCATGAACAGTATTGCACAAAAAACACTTGGCAAGCCGGGGCAACTTATCACTAACGGTTTACTATATTGTTTAGTCATCTGTTTGATGATCGCCTACATTGTTAGCGCAGGTGATTTAATAAGAGAATTGTTAAATCACCTCGGTTGGCAACTTAACCTATGGCAAAGCCAGCTGCTCTTTACACTGGTCACTGCTGCTTTTATTAGCAAAGGTACCGCGAGTGTTGATAAGCTTAATCGCGTACTCTTTTTAGCGATGATCATCACTCTAGTGATAACACTGCTTTACCTGTTGCCAAATATTGAAATCGGTCATTTTGTTCAGCAAAATAATAGCAATAAAGTTGAGCTCATCAAAAATAGTGCAGTGCTATTTACCAGCTTCGGTTTTATGGTGGTGGTGCCGTCAGTCGTAAAATACAATAGTGAAGCAACTCATCAACAATTACGCAATATGGTCGTTATCGGTTCCATGCTGCCGTTTATCTGTTATTTGTTATGGTTAGTTGCCGTTATTGGCAATTTACCCACAGAACAACTCGTCAGCTTTGCAAACGTCTCTCAATTAATCACCATATTAAGCGCCCAATATAATAGCTTAGGCATTGTTTTGACGCTATTTACGGCACTTGCGATAGTCACTTCATTTATGGGCGTTGCGATGTCGCTATTTGATCAAAATCGTGATTTATTTAAGGGTAATAAAAGCGCTACGTTTTTAGTTACTTTTATATTGCCACTGCTCGGTGCCATTTGGGCAAAAGAGCAGTTTATCGGTGTCTTAGCATACGCGGGCATTATTCTGGTATTCTTAGCGGTTTTTGTGCCAATGGCAATGGTAGTTAAAGTTCGCTCTGCTAAATTCAAAAAAACCGACGCGGCGCCTTATCAAGTAGCAGGCGGTAAATCGGCATTAGTAGCATGTTTCTCTTTTGGTGGTTTCTTACTGTTTTCACAACTTATTTAATCATCATTCTCGTTGATGGTCAGTACTTACGCAATGACCATCAACTCACTATTTAAGCTTTAATAAGCTGCTGCACTTTCCCACAAATAGCCTCCGCTAATTGATGACTACTTAGATTACGATGATCACTGACTGTTTTAATTTTCCTGATTGCACCACACTTAACCAATCATCAATCATATCCGCGAAGCCCTTTGCGGTTAACATCGGCGTCCAATCTTCAAGCTGAATGAGCGAGGTTTGCTTATCTTGCAAACACTTTCCACTAATAAAGGAATCAAACTGATAAGCGCGATTTTCAAAACTGGCTGATACATGCTCACAGGTGATACCGTATAGACGATTCATGGAGGCATGTAACAGTGTATTGTTCGATTGCCACTGCACATCTAACCGAGCTAACTGAGCTAACTGAGTTCCCTTAAATTGACTCGTCAGGTGAACACCTTGCAAGTCGCTTTTAGCATCGAGATTAACACTATCTAAGGGATGAATAAAATCATCAAAAATAAAATCACGAATATTTCCCGGTAGATTATGGCGATTTTTTTGCCAGTGTAATGATAATAAAGGCGATGCCAAATTAACGCTTTGCAGATCCCCCAAATGACGGTTATAAAGCGGAATAAAACGGCGATTAAACCCCATATACAGCGGCACTTGTTTCGCTTGTGCTAACTCATAGAGTTTTTCACAGTCAAAGGCGTTATCTGCAAGCGGTTTATCAACAAAGGTTGGTATACCCTGCTGTAAAAAATAGGCCGCTATTTCAGGGTGAGAAACGGTACTGCTGTGGATCATCACTGCATCAATATTGGCCTTACTCAGTTGGCGATAATCTTGATAAAGGGTTGTAACTCGGTATTGCAAAGCGAGCTTTTGCAAGGTCGCATTATTACGCGTGCAAAAAATCAACTCCACATCATTTAACTGAGTTAAGATAGGCAAATAAGCCTTCTGTGCAATATCACCAATCCCCACAATCGCAATTCTCATATCCCTCACCCTCTCAACGTTTAAAATATTTTTAAGAATCTACCCTCAGCTTTAACTGTCGATAATTAACACTATTTTTATCTTCTTCCGCGCAAACACTAAGCAGATCATCAATAAAATAGCAGTAGGCTCGATACTCAATCTGCTTTATTTTCTGTTGCTCTGTAGAGCTTAACATGTGGTACATCGTCGCCGCGCCAAAATCACCAAAAATGATATTAGCTTGCTCATCAAAAAGCGTGTTGTGCGCATACAAATCCCCATGACAAACTTGATTGGCATGTAAATGATTAAAGACCTCTTCCATTTGTGCCACTATTTTTTCAATTTGCCCAATGGACAAAGTAAAATCAGGGGCAAAGGTATCACGTGTACAGGTTTTAAAGCAGGGTGGTAACCCAAGGTTACGATAATGGTCAGGTATTAAGTTCATAATTAATGCTAAATACCCTTTTTCATCGACCTGCGCTAATGACCGCACAAGATTCACGTGATTTCCCAGCTTTAAACACGCTTGCAATTCATCCTGCGGATAACCATCACTGGTGACCTCACCTTTAAACACTTTAACGGCAATAGCATCAGGTAAGTCTGGTTGCGGCTGATTCCAAAGCGCCTTTGATATAACACCAGAAGCCCCCTGCCCTAATACCTCGCATAGTGTAAAGCTTGTTGATGGCACAACAGGTACAGAGTCAATACGGAGATCAGATTGGCTAAAGGGATTACCTGAAAAGGCAAACCATGCCAATTTTGGTAAATCGAGCAACTGCTGCGGACATTCCGTTAATCGATTCGCTGAAATTCGCACTAACTCTAGGTTGTGAGAGTGAGCCAAAGTGTGCGGTAAATGAGTTAATAAATTACCCGCCAATGCCAATTTTTGCAGTCTAGGTCGCTCGCCTAAAGAGTTTGGCAAGATTTCAATACGGTTGTCCGTTAAAATAAGCCAACGCAGTTTAGGTGGGAGAGCATTTTCTGGTACATCGCTGATTTTATTAGATTTGAAACCGACCATCTCTAAATTTTCGCATTGCCCAAGCACCTCAGGGAGGGTTTCAAAGTGATTATGAGAGGCAAAAATAATTTTCAGCTTAGTTAACTGCTTTAACTCATCGGGCAATGAACTTAATTGATTGTTCGATAAATCAAGGATCTCTAAGCTATCCGCCAAGGATAAAATCTCTAATGGGAAGGAAGTTAATTGTTCTGATAATGTTAAACGCTGAATAC
This window of the Psychromonas sp. MME1 genome carries:
- the potC gene encoding spermidine/putrescine ABC transporter permease PotC translates to MTRIFKLGFIGLVLCYVYTPILILIVNSFNMSRYGNKWSGFTFKWYDKLFTNDSLMEAAWHTLQVGITSATAATVIGTLAAVALQRYRFYGKGAVSSLVFVSMLTPDIVMAIALLILFVSLGIELGYISLLIAHITFCLPFVIISVFSRLKGMDMAVTEAARDLGANEWQVFNKIILPMILPAVASGWLLSFTLSIDDVIVSSFVTGPGYEILPLKVYSMVRVGVSPEVNAISTLLFVGSVVLIVISQLLLRKKGN
- a CDS encoding extracellular solute-binding protein, coding for MKKWLTLTAAMLISFSALAEEKVVLYNWADYIPDSILKQFTKETGIKVEVATFDSNETMFAKLQLVNGKGYDLAIPTTYFIERMKRADLIQPLDKSKLKNLANLEPSLLNQAYDPENKYSIPYLWGSTAVAVNNEEIDPKSITSWKDLWKPEFKDQILLLDDVRDIFLMGLKVKGFENNTKNEDEIRQAYEALVELLPNVKLFLSDSPKGPLIQGNVPMGVMWNGEAYMAQAELGTVTYIYPSEGVTFWVDSFVIPKGAENVENAHKFIDFVLRPEIGKIIVEEIGNSTPNRATIPLLSEDMRNNPMVVPPADVIKKGTYHSDLGEANAIYEKYWQMLKQAKP
- a CDS encoding 3-deoxy-7-phosphoheptulonate synthase, whose protein sequence is MPLKTDELRSEKLDYLITPAELAEVSPISDVAAGVVTRARREVEAILSGEDPRLLVIVGPCSIHDPEAALEYAKRLVKLKDKYTDQLCIVMRTYFEKPRTIVGWKGLINDPDLDGSNNVNKGIKLARKLLVDINELGLATATEFLDMVTGQYIADLVTWGAIGARTTESQIHREMASALSCPVGFKNGTDGNLQIAIDAIRSAKARHIFYSPDKIGRMTIYKTAGNPYGHLILRGGKVPNYSSEDISDAAIALDKVGLSKRLVVDFSHGNSLKQFKKQWQVGHDIMQQMRSGSPFIAGVMIESFIEEGNQSVEDGNALVFGKSITDACISWDDTDAMLAELAEASRERMS
- a CDS encoding STAS/SEC14 domain-containing protein gives rise to the protein MSRQHHGLSLGMVRVDEEFIIVVKAIGKLNHADYQVLSPMIDSALQKVMSSSAKVLVDISEFEGWELRAAWDDFKLGLKHGESFSKIAVYGNNEWRALGIKVSEWFVSGEIKAFDDYEAAMMWLQY
- a CDS encoding ATP-dependent 6-phosphofructokinase, with product MQSVTKRIGVLTAGGDAPGLNAALRGLAKSAQNNYGIEIVAFFDGYKGLVENNAKLMEQADFSGILHTGGSILGNSRERPFKDEEKVEKMIKHYNDWELDCLVVLGGGGTAKRGYWLTQRGLNVIALPKTIDNDLYGTDITFGFHTALEFCTDAVDRLHTTAHSHKRVLIAEIMGNTAGWLALYAGIAGGADAILIPEIPYDIEKLKEHIDKRIVNANSPFSVIVVAEGAKSLDEAELTKKQLRKKRAAENISSAAYKVSNELNAISNYESRVSVLGYLQRGGAPSGYDRVLATQFGTKAAELLFKGEYNVLVATDGLEVVTVPLEKVAGKTKRVPLDHLSVQSARQTGISFAD
- a CDS encoding copper homeostasis protein CutC, whose amino-acid sequence is MVNIEVCIDNIESLFSAQKGGADRIELCSSLAVGGLTPNHGLIALALKHAHIPIYTMIRPRDGDFLYSSLEVEMMLHDIHHAKTQGVQGVVLGCLNKNAQVDRDILRSLMKEAKGVGVTFHRGIDCCADVHEALEIILGAGCERVLTSGLANNAVNGAETIRKMVLQCKGRLSVMAGAGVNGDNVATIINKTGVNEVHLSGKTPRQSDMETIVACATLPEFQTISVTKAENIAAIKSAIAR
- the brnQ gene encoding branched-chain amino acid transport system II carrier protein; amino-acid sequence: MKNRLSGFDILALGFMNFAFFLGAGNIIFPPLAGAMAGENLTPATLGFLVTAVGLPLISLIAVAKAGGGIIEMAKYLPSKAATLLALAVFIVIGPSFATPRAALVAYEIGISPFLATPDATSLAIFSIVFFLITGYLSLSTGKLLDMIGKVITPLLIILLIILSVAVFTTPLAELGSATQEYIHNPFMKGFLEGYNTMDTLGALVFGILIINVIKSKGVDDKKAQYKYLIMAGSIAAFGLAFVYLSLFYLGGTSQGIAGNVSNGGEIIALYVQALFNTKGLILLALVVGLACLTTAVGLISAMAEFLVTLKPNWNRSRLVIINCALCALVTNVGLSQLISLSVPVLFIIYPVAIALVALTLLSGFISKKQLSYRFVISIALFFGLLDGLKVAGVNMHNFDFLPLFEKGMAWFLPTFAALIIAVFVFKESTEKVSQPVES
- a CDS encoding aromatic amino acid transport family protein, with protein sequence MNLKLLGGMLLIAGTALGAGMLAIPMVLAQFGMLWGSLLMLGIWIGTTYAALLLLEATLHSGGGIGMNSIAQKTLGKPGQLITNGLLYCLVICLMIAYIVSAGDLIRELLNHLGWQLNLWQSQLLFTLVTAAFISKGTASVDKLNRVLFLAMIITLVITLLYLLPNIEIGHFVQQNNSNKVELIKNSAVLFTSFGFMVVVPSVVKYNSEATHQQLRNMVVIGSMLPFICYLLWLVAVIGNLPTEQLVSFANVSQLITILSAQYNSLGIVLTLFTALAIVTSFMGVAMSLFDQNRDLFKGNKSATFLVTFILPLLGAIWAKEQFIGVLAYAGIILVFLAVFVPMAMVVKVRSAKFKKTDAAPYQVAGGKSALVACFSFGGFLLFSQLI
- a CDS encoding Gfo/Idh/MocA family protein, producing the protein MRIAIVGIGDIAQKAYLPILTQLNDVELIFCTRNNATLQKLALQYRVTTLYQDYRQLSKANIDAVMIHSSTVSHPEIAAYFLQQGIPTFVDKPLADNAFDCEKLYELAQAKQVPLYMGFNRRFIPLYNRHLGDLQSVNLASPLLSLHWQKNRHNLPGNIRDFIFDDFIHPLDSVNLDAKSDLQGVHLTSQFKGTQLAQLARLDVQWQSNNTLLHASMNRLYGITCEHVSASFENRAYQFDSFISGKCLQDKQTSLIQLEDWTPMLTAKGFADMIDDWLSVVQSGKLKQSVIIVI